One window from the genome of Equus quagga isolate Etosha38 chromosome 6, UCLA_HA_Equagga_1.0, whole genome shotgun sequence encodes:
- the CHAMP1 gene encoding chromosome alignment-maintaining phosphoprotein 1 produces MEVFQELHKPSARLECDHCNFRGTDYENVQIHMGTIHPEFCDEMDAGGLGKMIFYQKSAKLFHCHKCFFTSKMYSNVYYHITSKHAAPEKWNEKPKNQLNKETDPVKSPLSEHQKMASNSAEPKPTPALSMETQKLGPTLSPESPKPPVASLEPQKPGPVVSPEPQTPLPSPEPSPKSAPISSPEPPKPVPLVSESQKPVPVPSPEPQKLSPVSPEPVKASLINPKPQKHSHFPETLGPPSASSPESPVLAASPEPWGPSPTASPESRKPARTLSPEPRKPSPSESPEPWKPFPAVSPEPRRPAPSVSPGSWKPGPPGSPRSWKSSPSVSSGPWKPAKPAPSVSPGPWKPIPSISPGPWKPSPSVSPASWKSSSVSPGSWKTPPTSPESWKSGPPELRKTTPTLSPEHWKTGPPVSPELRKAGPPLSPELRKPGPPLSPEVRSPAGSPELRKPSGSPELWKFSPDQRKTSPASLDFPESQKSSRGGSPDLWKSSFFIEPQKHVFPETRKPGPLGPSESPKAASDIWKPVLSVDAEPRKPALFSEPTRTAPPASPEPRKRALFPEPRKHALFSDLPKSAVFSESQKAAELGDELQSDAIDDQKCDILVQEELLATPKKLLEDTLFPSSKKLKKDNQENSDAELSSSEYIKTDLDTIDNKGQESSSDQEQVDVESIDFSKENKMDMTSPEQSKNVLQFTEEKEAFISEEEIAKYMKRGKGKYYCKICCCRAMKKGAVLHHLVNKHNVHSPYKCTICGKAFLLESLLKNHVAAHGQSLLKCPRCNFESNFPRGFKKHLTHCQSRHNEEANKKLMEALEPPLEEQQI; encoded by the coding sequence atggaagtATTCCAGGAGCTTCACAAGCCATCAGCACGTTTGGAGTGTGACCACTGCAATTTCAGGGGGACAGATTATGAAAATGTGCAGATCCACATGGGCACCATCCATCCAGAATTTTGTGATGAAATGGATGCTGGTGGGTtaggaaaaatgatattttaccAGAAAAGTGCAAAGCTATTTCACTGCCATAAATGCTTCTTCACCAGCAAGATGTACTCTAATGTATATTACCACATCACGTCCAAACATGCAGCCCCAGAGAAATGgaatgagaaaccaaaaaatcAGTTAAACAAAGAGACAGATCCTGTGAAAAGCCCTCTTTCTGAACACCAGAAAATGGCCTCTAACTCAGCAGAACCGAAACCTACACCTGCCCTTTCCATGGAAACACAGAAACTTGGCCCAACTTTGTCTCCAGAATCACCAAAACCTCCTGTTGCTTCCCTGGAGCCTCAGAAGCCTGGCCCTGTTGTCTCTCCAGAACCACAGacacctcttccttctcctgaaCCTTCTCCAAAATCTGCCCCTATTTCTTCTCCAGAACCTCCAAAACCAGTCCCTCTTGTTTCTGAATCTCAGAAACCCGTCCCTGTCCCTTCTCCAGAACCACAGAAACTTTCTCCTGTATCTCCTGAGCCAGTAAAGGCTTCTCTTATTAATCCCAAACCCCAGAAACACTCCCATTTCCCAGAAACATTGGGGCCGCCTTCAGCCTCATCTCCAGAGTCACCAGTTCTAGCTGCCTCCCCTGAACCTTGGGGGCCATCCCCAACTGCATCTCCAGAGTCTCGGAAGCCGGCCCGGACTCTCTCCCCTGAGCCAAGGAAGCCATCCCCATCGGAGTCTCCTGAACCTTGGAAGCCATTTCCTGCCGTCTCCCCAGAGCCTAGGAGACCAGCTCCATCTGTGTCACCAGGTTCTTGGAAGCCAGGGCCGCCTGGGTCTCCCAGGTCTTGGAAATCCAGTCCTTCGGTGTCATCAGGACCTTGGAAGCCAGCTAAACCTGCTCCATCTGTGTCTCCTGGACCTTGGAAACCAATTCCTTCTATATCACCTGGGCCTTGGAAGCCATCTCCCTCTGTGTCCCCTGCATCCTGGAAGTCTTCATCAGTCTCTCCTGGTTCCTGGAAAACTCCCCCAACGTCTCCTGAGTCGTGGAAGTCGGGCCCACCAGAACTCCGAAAGACAACGCCCACCTTGTCACCTGAACATTGGAAGACAGGTCCCCCCGTGTCTCCTGAGCTCCGTAAAGCAGGACCACCCTTGTCTCCTGAGCTTCGCAAACCAGGCCCACCACTGTCCCCAGAGGTCCGTAGTCCAGCTGGATCTCCAGAGCTCAGGAAACCCTCAGGGTCTCCGGAGCTTTGGAAATTTTCTCCTGATCAGCGGAAGACTTCTCCTGCTTCACTTGATTTTCCTGAGTCCCAGAAAAGTTCCCGTGGTGGTTCCCCTGATCTCTGGAagtcttccttttttattgaacCTCAGAAACACGTCTTCCCTGAGACCCGGAAACCTGGTCCTTTGGGGCCATCTGAGTCCCCTAAAGCAGCCTCTGATATCTGGAAGCCTGTTCTCTCCGTGGATGCTGAGCCTAGAAAACCTGCCCTGTTTTCGGAGCCTACCAGAACGGCCCCTCCTGCTTCTCCTGAACCACGAAAACGCGCTCTTTTTCCAGAGCCCCGGAAACATGCCCTTTTCTCTGATCTTCCCAAATCAGCTGTGTTCTCAGAGTCTCAGAAGGCAGCCGAGCTTGGTGATGAACTGCAGTCAGATGCCATAGATGATCAAAAGTGTGATATTCTAGTTCAGGAAGAACTACTCGCTACACCTaagaaactcttagaagacactttatttccttcctcaaaGAAGCTCAAGAAAGACAACCAAGAGAACTCGGATGCTGAGCTTAGCAGCAGTGAGTATATAAAAACAGATTTAGATACGATTGATAATAAGGGCCAGGAATCAAGCAGTGATCAAGAGCAGGTTGATGTGGAATCTATTGATTTTAGTAAAGAGAACAAAATGGACATGACTAGTCCAGAGCAGTCCAAGAATGTACTACAATTTACTGAAGAAAAAGAGGCTTTTATCTCAGAAGAAGAGattgcaaaatatatgaagcGTGGAAAAGGAAAGTATTACTGCAAAATTTGTTGCTGTCGTGCTATGAAAAAAGGTGCCGTTTTGCATCATTTGGTTAATAAGCATAATGTCCATAGCCCTTACAAATGCACAATTTGTGGAAAGGCTTTTCTTTTGGAATCTCTCCTTAAAAATCATGTAGCAGCCCATGGGCAAAGTTTACTTAAATGTCCGCGTTGCAATTTTGAATCAAATTTCCCAAGAGGCTTTAAGAAACATTTAACTCATTGTCAAAGCCGGCATAATGAAGAGGCAAATAAAAAGCTCATGGAAGCTCTTGAACCACCATTGGAGGAGCAGCAAATTTGA